In Deinococcus sp. QL22, a genomic segment contains:
- a CDS encoding DUF4142 domain-containing protein, whose protein sequence is MTNSESVVETTDRRTVLGRLTAAGLGLLSVGTPARAGGAGMAMKAGMTEKDFRLGVIGPATLSRTVSQLAVERATQANAREFARFELREAIAVTTVLRELKTPVPPLDAKARATLTQIQTAAAGLDFDRAYMRAQYENHVFLRDLATAYLVNTTPNEPTFPEQQGRHLATLALNQFTEHVELTARILRELES, encoded by the coding sequence ATGACCAACTCCGAATCTGTTGTCGAGACCACTGATCGCCGTACCGTTCTGGGCCGCCTGACCGCCGCTGGCCTGGGCCTGCTGAGTGTCGGCACTCCCGCAAGAGCTGGAGGCGCCGGGATGGCGATGAAAGCTGGAATGACGGAAAAAGACTTCCGCCTGGGCGTGATCGGACCAGCCACCCTCTCGAGGACAGTCAGTCAGCTGGCCGTGGAGCGGGCCACCCAGGCAAACGCCCGCGAGTTCGCCCGTTTCGAGCTGCGCGAGGCCATCGCCGTGACCACCGTGCTCAGGGAACTCAAGACCCCAGTGCCGCCCCTAGACGCCAAAGCGCGGGCCACCCTGACACAGATTCAGACGGCTGCGGCAGGACTGGACTTTGACCGGGCCTACATGAGGGCGCAGTACGAGAACCACGTCTTTCTGCGTGACTTGGCGACCGCTTACCTGGTCAATACCACGCCGAATGAGCCCACCTTCCCCGAGCAGCAGGGGCGGCACTTGGCCACACTGGCCCTCAACCAGTTCACCGAGCACGTCGAGCTGACGGCCCGCATCCTGCGCGAACTGGAGAGTTGA
- a CDS encoding glutathione-independent formaldehyde dehydrogenase, with protein MKAVVYNGPRDVQVVDMPDPKIERPTDALIRITSTNICGSDLHMYEGRTSLEKGRIIGHENLGEVVEVGNALVRVKMGDRVCVPFNVACGFCRNCEKGYTGACLTVVPGQAGGAYGYADAGPFSGGQAEYLRVPFADFNCLILPEDAQEKEDDYVMLSDIFPTGWHATRLAELMPGESVVIYGAGPVGLMAAYSAMIQGAKQVMIVDRHKDRLRLAEKIGAIAIDDSKDDPVEMVMQHTKGVGADKGCECVGFQCHDPAGHEVPNDTMNKLVQSVRPTGAIGVVGVFAPKDPKPANKMAGEGQIAFDMGLYFQKGLRMGSGQASVKRYNRELRDLIHLGRATPSWIVSHHLHLHEAPDAYKHFDNREDGWTKVILKPA; from the coding sequence ATGAAAGCAGTCGTCTACAACGGTCCACGTGACGTTCAGGTAGTAGACATGCCGGATCCCAAGATTGAGCGCCCCACCGACGCCCTGATCCGCATCACCAGCACCAACATCTGCGGCAGCGACCTGCACATGTACGAGGGCCGCACCAGCCTAGAAAAGGGCCGCATCATCGGCCACGAGAATCTGGGTGAGGTGGTCGAGGTAGGCAACGCCCTGGTGCGTGTGAAGATGGGCGACCGGGTGTGTGTACCGTTCAATGTTGCCTGCGGTTTTTGTCGGAATTGCGAGAAGGGCTATACCGGCGCCTGCCTGACCGTGGTGCCGGGTCAGGCAGGCGGGGCCTACGGCTACGCCGACGCCGGACCGTTCTCGGGCGGACAGGCTGAGTATCTGCGTGTGCCTTTTGCGGACTTCAACTGCTTGATCCTGCCAGAAGACGCCCAGGAGAAGGAAGACGATTACGTGATGCTGTCCGATATCTTCCCGACCGGCTGGCACGCCACCAGGCTTGCGGAATTGATGCCCGGCGAGTCGGTAGTGATCTACGGTGCGGGTCCGGTGGGCCTGATGGCCGCGTACTCGGCCATGATTCAGGGGGCCAAACAAGTGATGATCGTGGACCGCCACAAGGACCGGCTGCGCCTGGCCGAGAAGATCGGGGCGATCGCCATTGACGACAGCAAAGACGATCCGGTGGAAATGGTCATGCAACATACCAAGGGTGTGGGTGCCGACAAGGGCTGCGAGTGCGTCGGCTTCCAGTGCCATGACCCAGCGGGCCATGAAGTGCCCAACGACACCATGAACAAGTTGGTGCAGAGCGTACGGCCCACCGGGGCCATCGGGGTAGTGGGCGTGTTCGCGCCGAAAGACCCCAAACCCGCCAACAAGATGGCCGGCGAGGGGCAGATCGCCTTCGATATGGGCCTGTATTTCCAGAAAGGTTTGCGGATGGGGTCTGGGCAGGCCAGCGTGAAGCGCTACAACCGCGAACTGCGCGACCTGATCCATCTGGGCCGCGCCACGCCGTCGTGGATCGTCTCGCACCACCTGCACCTGCACGAGGCACCGGACGCCTACAAGCACTTCGACAACCGAGAGGACGGCTGGACCAAAGTAATTTTGAAACCAGCCTGA